Sequence from the Castanea sativa cultivar Marrone di Chiusa Pesio chromosome 12, ASM4071231v1 genome:
ACACCAGCAGCAAAGCCGCCCCCAAGTTCCAAGTCCTGGCTTCGTCTCTGGTTCATGTGGTTccttaaatttatgtaatttaaggatataaaagtattttatgctttaaattcttatttatagatttcaaaatcatttaatcagtttaaaaaataaagtattttaacagcaaatattataatatgttatagtcttatagagtgatacaatttttttttaataaaatatgaattaagatAATCAAGTTTCAAAGCATTCAACAATATTGTaggcaaacataaataatatacaacaaaataagtattatatGTAGGTCTTAATagacataaaaattattttaaatgaaattgtaaacAAACAACCTGGccctttgaaaaattttaaacaaaataattttttccttaCCCAACAATACACATCAaagacactaaaaaaaaaatgacaatagaGCCAAAGGTTGGAACCGCCACACCAGCAGCAAAGCCGCCCCCAAGTTGCTCCCAACATCCAAAGCTCTCACTTTTACAAGATCTAGAAGAGGTGGTTAGTAGCCAACCTTATAGTTAGTTTTGGAGGCCACCCTgcttacattttctttttttactttctatCCTTCCTACCAAACAAAGCTTAAGTGCCTTTTTAGTACAATGAAGAACAAACACAAAGACGAGCACTGACATAATAAGACACAAGACACGGCGACATGGCAATTCTTACAAAAAACTAGAACATGACAtggcaattaattaattaatatttttatgtaaattaatattaattaatatcttatgtaaaatttatatttttaaatatgctatatgttagaatttttttttaatgagttttttAAGAGCATAAGTTAATGTGCATTTAATACtccattaaattttatttttatacaattttggAAAGATAAAGTCAAACTAtacacaaaaattttgaaaataacaaacaacCACAATAAATTTGCGCGtacaatttaataaattattaaggcACTAGTGATAATAAGCAAAACATTGTAACTTGACTtggtaataataattaatgagaacAATGAAATGCaaatatacttttaaaaaaatagtataatgcAAATACTCCATAATAACAGCAAAAATTCCCTATTTGCCACTGAATCGGACTCTCAAACCATCAaactaaagaggaaaaaaaacccttaaaaaacATATGACGGCAGCTAATGGCAAGAACATTGACACGAGGAGAGCAGTGTTGTATCAATAAGTAGTATCAATAAGAGCAGTGCCGATGGGCTGAGGCCAGTGCCAATGACTTCGCCGGAGGACGACAGCAACCAAATtaagagagagacagacagacagacagacagagacagagaaaaagagagcaaTGGGCTGAGACCAGCGCCGTCTAGGTGGAAAATCccacttcttttttctttttcaatttttttttatccctatGGCACAACTGTGTCCCAGAGgtgtccaaaataaataaataaataagtttttcatCGCTGGACATCGGAGCCATGTCCGACATGGACACTAAGCCTTTTGCTGTGTCCCTGCTTCCTAGGTTTGGTACAAGCTatttttgtaggtttttttaaattgttctttTGCAAAGGTTGTAcctagaaaaaagaaagtgggCTATTAAAAAGTTGTGATTCTAAAAGGTGCATTTTAAACCATCCTcccaacaacaataacaaccaagcATTAGCCCCAAAATTTTAGGGTTGGTTATGGAATATGGATCCTCAATAAATTAGTCAAAGTTGACCCCATATATTCTTTTCCGCTATTCTATTTTATCTGAAGTCATATTATCTATTACATTTTTAATTGACATGTCCTTTTTTACTActatcaatgttatttttggtcttCCTAACCTTTTTTGTTCCCTGTTCCCTCAACTTAAATCAAGTCACTCCGTCTCACTAGTGCATTGACCGCTCTCCTCTGAACATAAACTATCTCAAGTGattctctctcatcttttcatcaataaggGTCACTGCTATCTTTAAACCACCCTCCCAAATGGATCTTAAATGTATTAGGTATTATTCTTTGGCTCAGCCATTGATTTAAACTAAGCACCTTGATCCTAGGTCCATTATCTCCTTTGTGCCCAAGACTGCAAATCAACCTTAGAGTAAAGGtgcaatataaattttttttttaaatgacgtgGAACCTCACCAAGGTAGTACCCTTTAGACACACCCCTGAGAATTAAACCATGGATACACAACCTCACTGACCAAAACCGTGTATAGGTAATTTTAGGGAACTTCTAGTGGGGATCAAACCCAAGATGTCTGGATCCACAGCTCATCCCAAGCCTCCAACCACTAGGCTGCACCCTAACGGGTGGTGCAATATAAAGATAATAGTCCATCTGATGTTTAGCTAGACTAGTACATAGCTTTATTAGTTAAGATTGCTCTGGCTTGATTGATACTGtttcaatcttttcttttatatacaaaaatggGGATATAGCTAGCATTAAACCTGCAAGCAAATTGGATTAAGCTCACTAACCATATTCCTAGCAGTAATGTATGTAAAACTCACAAGAAGTGTCATTATCAACTTAGgctaaaggaaagaaaagaatttacTTCAGGTATCTCTCTCAAAACAGCTTCCTCTGCAGCAGCTTTAGCTCTTAGCAGTCTGGACGGAGATGATGGAGATGCCCCCAAACAAGAAACTTGAATGAATCTTGCGATACCACCATGTTCTTTGGCAATCTGCACAAGTTAAAGACTAAAGAGTGAAATGACTACGGAGGAAAAGAAAACTACAAACTAAGTCTCCTGGAAAAACATATCATGAAACACCGATTCAGCAAAGTCTTTTGGTTATGTTGGTAAGGAAATTAAGTTACCTCTAACTGGAATTCATTAAATGTAGTATACCAGATAGTTCAGTTCCCACAATGCTACTCTAAAGTAAATCACACTCAACTTACTTGCATTTAGTACTGAATTACTTGACATGAGGTATCACCATGATATAAAGCATCACAAAGAGTTTATAGAGTaacattccccccccccccccaccccaaataaataaataaacagaaaaaaaaaaaaaaagagagagagagtcaatcTTCTTAATTTATATACATAAGGTAAGATTAAAATCCATAATAAAAGGTATCCCTCAACCCTATTTAtcccaaattatatatttttcatgatatGAGTGATGAAATCATAGACATACAGTGAATAAGTTTGCATTTTTCTTACTTGTTATTGATGATGCTTCTTCAAGCCAATAcagaagagaagaagagcagCAATAGTTTTGGGAGCATACAGGAACTACAAAATAAAGACAATGTACACATAGGAACCTACCATTGCAAGTTGTTCAGCCATGGAACAGTTCACTTCCTCAAAGCTATAGTTCCTTGTCTCATACTCCCTTCCTGTCAATGAGGGTAGTTACTCAGGTAAGTACATTCACAACCTCCAAGACTGAGAAAACAACAAGTGAAGAAAGTCTACCAATCAGATTGAGAACAACGTTAGCCTTCGCCATAACAGCCTTAATCGAGTTTTCATCTCTTGGGTCGTATTTCATTGGTACAATCTGAGCAATTGAACCATGAGACAAACAAGAAATGCAGTAGACTAAATAAATGAatggtcaaaacaaccacaaattgtattttcaagcacatgacaatattacaaaataatttaccTGTCCCAAATCTCCCATCAACTTGAGATGGCGAGGATTATCCTCAGAACCTCGGAAAGGAACTAACACTTGAGTTCCAACTTTAGCTGTGGAAGAAAAGTAAAGTATCAGGCTATCAGCACAAATCATCATAAGAACTAACACTTGAGTTCCCATTTGACATTTCATTAATTGCACTCAAGTTAATAACGGTTACATTCACCAACTGACCTAGCTGTTGAACCACATAACGACCAAGGAACCCTGTAGCTCCAAACACTGTAGCAACTATACCACTGCAACACACAGCATTATccttttcaaatttatataagCAATCACATTATGAACTCAACCATTTTCTGCAGAATCTAATCTGTTAATTCTATATTCAACCAGAAACAAAGACGTGACAAATttttccatgaaaaaaaaaaaaaaaagcttaatcgttgtttggttgctgagaattaatttattgaaattttcttcCTTAGGTCCATgaattaccacaaaaaaaaaatggctagAAATCtcaaaatgacaattttttccTACATTTTCAGACCAACTAAACACAGCATTCTTCGTTTCGAATTTATATAAACAATCACATTACTAACTGAGCAATTTACTaattcaaccaaaaacaaaaaacaagaccAAAATTTCCCACAAGATGCATTCCGAGGAGGGGGGAAAGAAGATTAATAAGTTTAATCTTTGTTTGATTACTgagaaatgaaaggaaaaagagtaaaaaatattgaattttgcTTCCTAAggtccccaaaaaaaaaatgttcattagGTAGAAATCTGAGAATGACAAACACGATATTTCTCTCAATGTTCCTACATTTTCCGAGCAGCCAAACACATTATAGAGGGAAAAGTCAAAAAAGCAAACCTAACGGAGGATCTTCCACCAGTGCCTTTGCGAACGAGGTGGCCGACGCCTTTGGTAGCCAAAGTAGATCCGTACCGTGGATGATCAGCTCCATAACCTGCAAGCAAGCaagcaagaaaaaaattaaaattgataatgtccaatttgaCCTTGTGAATGAGAGCAGAAATTACAATCGGGAAAGGGTAGAGAGGGAATAGGAAATTACGGCGATCGGAGCTGGAGATGGAATAGAGGGACTTGAGGGGTGAGATTGAAGCCGACGATGACTTCAGAgattgctgctgctgctgcacTATACGCCTCGAAATGGCTTGCATCTTTGCTACACCTCagttagagagagagtgtgtgtgtgtatgggTTGGGAAGCAGAAGTTTTGGAAAGTGCTAACTTGCGCATTTTGTGTGAAGTTTGGATTTCGGTCCATCAGTGTTGGGCTGGGTTCCTAGTGGGCTTTGCTCTAAACTTTTTGGGGTTTCGGGCTGACCCAATAAGATATATGATAATATGTTGCTCTGCGCATGCGAAgactctttttattattataagtattataatttttcacttattttaatttgaaatttacacttattttttcacaaaaattgtaaatttagaACAGCTAATATGGCCAAAAAATAAGGTTAGctctaaaaaataacacaaaataacattgaaatatgtttttttttatgtgatatacggcagttttttttttttgttaataggAAACCGTGGGTGGGATTTGTTTAAAGAAGGtggggtagttttttttttttttttttaccaaactTAGGAtaagtgttttttgtttttttttttttttttttgatggcaAGGATaggtgtatttttttaatagaaaaccgtagggtggttttttttagaaggtgggatggtttttttaagagaaagtgGGGATTGTggagagtttttatttttttcacttttttcggataactcataagactccgaattaagtATTCCTACATCTGCTGGTATCTCTGGGATAGATGATGGTTTggaacatctactgctggtagaagaggaacttctaaacaacctattcattgTTCTGGATTACAAGCTTAAATCAACAATTACAACCTAGTCAcatttatcctcaaacttctggatctagCCTTTAGATCTGAAATAAAAGTATACAACAATGAGATAGACACCTAATCTATGTACTCACACCTATCGTactctcctccaataatggggaccaccctttCACGCCTTCTATCGGCTTTacacgggctgaccaaaccaaacaacCTTAGAAATTGTAGCCCAGAAGTTAGAAGAACTAGTGAAGAAGCAACCAGTCACCCCTTCACCGGTCTCAACAAGTCAGCTTAAGGTTTTAAATATCCGTACAACCTCTAGCAGTTCCTCCTTTGACacagaaaaagagaaaaaacccCTAGAAGCCAAATGGAAACGCCTGAAAATGAAAAGACTTGAAAACCGCAATAGCAGAACCCCTCGATTAAGGATAATTTCCAAAGCCTATAAAAAGGCTAAGAAGCTTGAAAAGCATGTTCCACAAAAACCAGGAAAATGCTTCAATTGCGGCAAGCGCGACCATCTCAAGAAAAATTGTGGAAACAAAACCTTTACCACAAAAATAGGTAAAATAGGTGACCCAGTAGTCAAGCCTCAGGAGCCTAGCCAAACCCATCAACCTTTGGTACAGGAAACCAGTAAATCTGAACTCAGTAACCATCAACCCAAGGTAGATATAgagcaaatctacaataggtttacccagTCCAAAAAGGGAGTCACAATCGACGACCTTCAAAGAGAAGCCAAGGAAACCAAGTGTAAGATCATGACCTTAAAGCAAGAGCTAAATGCCTTCCAAAAAACCCAACAGTTAGAAaacacttctcatcaaagcaataaGGAAGGTCCATCATCtcagaacccttctgatggtgaagataatcaattagttaaccctacagctgacCTAGAACCCTCTAGAGAATTATTCCTAGATACCATCAGCAGGATTAACTTCCacaaatggcattccaaagttaggattgtcattagcaaagattttgaattcgaggtcgtagccttaattgattcaggtgctAATATCAACTGCATttaagaaggaatcattccctccaaatacttcaAAAAGTTTAGGGAACGATTGACATCGGCAAGTGGCggaaaaatgcagattgaattcaaacttcctaaagcccatgtttgccaagataacatgtgtttcaaaaccatatttgttcttgtcaaaaatatgacagACAAGGTCATCTTAGGAAATCCTTTCCTTTGCATCCTTTACCCTTTCACAGTGGATAGTGAAGGACTCACTACCCATCCCTTTGGCCAAACCATCAAGTTTAAGTTTCTAAGTGGACCAGTGCCTAGAAACATTAGCACCATCAAAGCAAACTTTGTCTCCAAAACCTTAAACATGATTAGTGCCAAGACCATACATCTTAAGTACCTTCAGGAGGAAATAAGATACAAGAAAGTTGAGGACCAACTAACTTGCAAAACCCTCCAAGAAAAGATCAggaagtttgaagaaaaacttaagCAGGAAATCTGCTTTAATCTACCCTcagctttttggcatagaaagagacacgaggtagctctcccatatgtcaaagatttcaatgaaaaggaTATCCCTACCAAAGCTCGACCTATCCAAATGAACCAAGAACTCATGGATACTTGCAAAGCAGAGATAGAGGACCTCCTTAAGAAAGGAATCATCAGAAAATCTAATCACCATGGTCCTGTCCAGCCTTCTATGTCCAGAAAAATGCTGAGATAGAAAGAGGTGTTCCTAGATTAGTCATCAACTACAAGCCCCttaacaaagtcttagaatgggtaaggtacccaattcccaacaaaaaagaCTTAGTCAATAGGCTTAGTAAGGTAGTAGTTTTTagcaagtttgatatgaagagtggattttggcaaatacaaatCAGAGAGCCTGATAGGTATAAAACAACCTTCACCACACCCTTTGGACATTACAAATGGAatgtaatgccttttggtctaaaaaatgcaccttctgaattccaaaatatcatgaataaGATTTTTAATCCATTCTCCAGTCATGCCATTGTGTACATCGATGATATACTCATCTTCTCAGAATCCTTAGAACAACATCAGAAACACCTAAGGGCATTCTTCAACACTATCAAGCTCAATGGTCTTGTTGTTTCAGCCCCCAagatcaaacttttccaaactaGAGTCCGTTTCTTAGGTTTTGATATCCACCATGGTGTAATCAAACCTATAGACAGAGCTATCTAGTTTGTGGATAAGTTTCCAGATGAAATCCTAGATAAAACCCAGCTCTAGAGATTTCTAGGATCTCTCAACTATATCTCAGACTTCGATCAGAATCTCAGACAGTAATGCAAATTTCTTTTTGATAGACTTCGAACCAATCCATCCCCCTGGACTCCAGCCCATACCACAGTGGTCCAGCATATCAAACAATATGTCAAAACCCTTCCTTGTTTAGGAATTCCCTCAGTCAATTCCTTCAAAATTGTCCAGACAAATGCCTCAAACATAGGTTATGGTGGCATCCTCCTCCAGCGTGTTTGTCCCGATTCTCCTGAATTGGGGGAGGATATTCCTTATAAACCTGATCGATGATTGGATCAATCTTAAGGCTGTCCCACCATTTTACCGAAAATTCTCGGGAGGTTGCTATTAATTGTGTATTTCCACATACTGATCCAATGGACCCTGTACCTTTGCGTGAAGAGTAGGATTATTGGGAACTAAGATTGGTGTCTGGAAGAGCTGCATCTTGAATCAAAGTATCTTAAGGCATCCTGTAATGGTTCTGGGAGGATTTGAGGGATGGATCCAAACATCTCCCACCACTTAAGGAACCAAGAGGGGATTTGGCTCTGAAAATCTTTACTGAACATTAAGAACCATGAATGATTAAAGTTCTGGTTCTGAAAAAAGAGCACTTTTTCAAAGGCATCCATGTAGTCATAATAACTGTAATGGAGTTCTGAGCCTGATGGAGACCTATAATTTCTAAGGGTCCTTAACAAAGAAGGATGTTGTCCCCACTCTTTGCAACTGACAAAGCCTATGATGATAAACTTGTGATAGAGGATTACTGGGGGGTCCCCTTTGTTGAAGATGTTTTCTATTTGAGCAGACTCTTCCTAGGAGAGGATGCTCTCGTAGAACTTGATATTTTGGAAGATTTTCGGCCATTTAATGGTTTAGAGACCACACAGAACTcggtaacaaatctcacaagCATATTTCTGCAACAAACGTTAGGGCAAAATACAGAAATGAGAAGAATCTGGATAACAGGaaagcaaaggttaatctgaacaaataataacagaataacaaatagaatggttaagaaggaggctcagcctaccatttacAGATgtaaaagaagatgatgaaataatagcagacgaagaaataaataaatgggaatggaaaagttatcatgaaatagatgtaaaacaatatatggagtatgggagatatatccataaaataattcaaaataattataatgccaaagaTAACTTGGATAACTATGGCAGCAGTGGAAGCTTCTGAGCTTTGATGACGAGATCTTCTATTGCTTCTATGAGGTCTAGAAGAAGTTCTTCTTGCCTGTTGAGAACATTGATGGTTTTGCTCCTACAAAaaccatctttgcatggtgtgggttcatccgggccactagaggtGCTGGTTCTAGAGGATTCAGAGGATGACCTATATATCTGCCTGAgttcactgtcactagcactgctgAATGACTCACTGTCTGagcggtcaagttctagtaacttgaagatttcatttttgctaAGTTGGTCACAAATGAGGGTATTGATGAGGGATTTGGCTTTAGCTCTACACTCGCTTTtaaaatgacctttctttccacaattGTAACATTTGcctgatgcttgtggaatggTTCCTTGggttttcctttcttatagaaatcatcagtcttgtacttctgttttctataatacttggttgttttcttcctataggatttGTCAAAGGATTCTTTTCCTTTGTGCTTagatttcctcttggaaggtttgactgagggtaagccatattgtgtacaaaaatgtcccatttcgtacttggctttgttcttgttgactcggctttgg
This genomic interval carries:
- the LOC142619794 gene encoding NADH dehydrogenase [ubiquinone] 1 alpha subcomplex subunit 9, mitochondrial, translated to MQAISRRIVQQQQQSLKSSSASISPLKSLYSISSSDRRYGADHPRYGSTLATKGVGHLVRKGTGGRSSVSGIVATVFGATGFLGRYVVQQLAKVGTQVLVPFRGSEDNPRHLKLMGDLGQIVPMKYDPRDENSIKAVMAKANVVLNLIGREYETRNYSFEEVNCSMAEQLAMIAKEHGGIARFIQVSCLGASPSSPSRLLRAKAAAEEAVLREIPEATIMRPAVMVGTEDRIMNTWARSAKNYGFLPLIGGGSTKIQPVYVVDVAGAIVAALKDDGTSMGKIYELGGPDVYTIHELAEIMYDVIREWPRYVKVPFPIAKAIAMPREFLLNKVPFPLPVPFMFNLDQILALTKDTVVSENALTFNDLGLVPHKLKGYPIEFLIAFRKGGPQFGSTVSEKVSTDDYP